From a region of the Drosophila virilis strain 15010-1051.87 chromosome 3, Dvir_AGI_RSII-ME, whole genome shotgun sequence genome:
- the LOC6622128 gene encoding uncharacterized protein, whose translation MDNIVVPPYSKKVLIGNWVDRRYAFDEKTSGILPGLSPSDKCEKLRSLSQDTYTNAGFSGLDCKQYFKEKHVMRVRNFYAGTTSNVKLMDTTELKENYTTTNTLVFDLLPRIREELHAMKAQPERGIPEPQQNVDMLQCFGNRTKTHDYAKHFKCQRQYEESLRMQTTYGSAYNHCK comes from the coding sequence ATGGATAATATTGTTGTGCCGCCGTATAGCAAGAAAGTGCTAATTGGCAATTGGGTCGATCGTCGCTATGCGTTCGATGAAAAGACCAGCGGCATTTTGCCAGGACTGAGTCCATCCGATAAATGCGAGAAACTTCGCTCACTCAGCCAGGATACCTATACCAATGCCGGCTTTTCGGGCTTAGATTGCAAGCAATATTTCAAGGAGAAACACGTGATGCGTGTTCGCAACTTTTACGCGGGCACCACATCGAATGTTAAGTTGATGGACACTACGGAACTGAAGGAAAATTATACAACTACCAACACATTGGTCTTCGACCTGCTGCCCAGAATACGTGAGGAGCTGCATGCTATGAAGGCTCAGCCGGAGCGCGGCATACCCGAGCCGCAGCAGAATGTGGACATGCTGCAGTGCTTTGGCAATCGCACAAAGACCCACGACTATGCGAAGCATTTCAAGTGCCAAAGGCAATATGAGGAGTCGCTGCGCATGCAGACCACATACGGCTCTGCCTATAATCACTGCAAGTAG
- the jim gene encoding endothelial zinc finger protein induced by tumor necrosis factor alpha, whose translation MAINFSASFAACIAAGLKVPRQIMYCITQDTGQPYVLYKDSQDAERNAGAIGASAAQWGSEMYPNIQQQAQQHLNAQQQQQQQQQQQQQQQQQQQQQNATVAAQAAAAAAAAGQPQSPPGGQEPRDNGSGDGRQQQVSPSSSPYPSVQQQQRANGNADDDAMNQLANQQNSAPNPNQSSNEPQHAPANAGEAGQGNPHVQQNGGGQPQGDPSNGFQTPDYYAPRHGAPQGGMLAPPGFPPLHYLNKLEQNGGEAYALPELLPGQQQQQQQQQQQQQQNGAPPNGGNQNGGPANGNANESGAAANGVAAGAAGATGTPGGRTGPGRPHKNKPHSDLRLFKCLTCGKDFKQKSTLLQHDRIHTDARPFPCSECGKRFRQQSHLTQHLRIHANEKPFTCPYCSRSFRQRAILNQHIRIHSGEKPFACPECGKHFRQKAILNQHVRTHQDVSPHLIFKNGPHPTLWPSDVPFPGEEADTKGDIAVAGGGYHDDDSQGTPDGSGGMHYPSYFKDGKAGQKILPEVLQHIGVRPANMPLYVRCPICDKEFKQKTTLLQHGCIHIESRPYPCPECGKRFRQQSHLTQHLRIHTNEKPFGCMYCPRFFRQRTILNQHLRIHTGEKPYKCGQCGKDFRQKAILDQHTRTHQVGDRPFCCPMPNCRRRFATENEVTKHIDNHMNPNSTKVRRQQQQQQQQQVQQQQQQQQQQQQVQQQQQQQQQQQQNNAAASVAVVANHLMNDAKSLVAQQFLNNNNPATVDNKANILPVRSMAANAAAAAAVAQQSVVKNELYFPQCYGPPFQHPFHAQQQQQQQQPSAAHANGPTPPVTVTVANAVAPGVVVQQNAATSVVAQ comes from the exons ATGGCCATAAATTTCTCGGCCTCCTTTGCGGCCTGCATAGCGGCAGGCCTGAAGGTTCCCCGCCAGATAATGTACTGCATCACGCAGGACACGGGCCAGCCGTACGTTCTCTACAAGGACTCGCAGGACGCGGAACGCAATGCCGGCGCCATTGGCGCCAGTGCAGCCCAATGGGGCAGCGAAATGTATCCAAACATCCAGCAACAGGCCCAGCAACATCTCAacgcccagcagcaacagcagcagcaacagcaacaacagcagcaacagcagcagcagcagcagcagcagaacgcAACAGTCGCTgcgcaggcagcagcagctgcggcggcggcgggccAGCCGCAGAGTCCGCCGGGCGGCCAGGAGCCGCGGGACAATGGCAGCGGCGATGGACGCCAGCAGCAGGTGTCGCCATCCTCCAGTCCGTATCCGtcggtgcagcagcagcagcgagcgAATGGCAACGCCGACGATGATGCCATGAATCAG CTTGCCAATCAACAGAACTCCGCGCCAAATCCAAACCAAAGCAGCAACGAGCCGCAGCACGCGCCGGCGAACGCCGGCGAGGCTGGGCAGGGGAATCCGCACGTGCAGCAGAATGGCGGTGGACAGCCGCAAGGTGATCCCAGCAATGGCTTCCAGACGCCCGACTACTATGCGCCGCGCCATGGAGCGCCGCAGGGCGGCATGCTGGCGCCACCTGGCTTTCCGCCGCTGCACTATCTCAACAAGCTGGAGCAGAACGGGGGCGAGGCGTATGCGCTGCCCGAGCTGCTGCCgggacagcagcaacagcagcagcagcagcagcagcaacagcagcagaatgGGGCACCACCGAACGGCGGCAACCAGAATGGTGGCCCGGCGAATGGCAATGCCAATGAGAGTGGTGCGGCGGCCAATGGGGTGGCAGCCGGCGCTGCGGGCGCCACGGGGACGCCGGGCGGACGCACGGGACCGGGACGCCCGCACAAGAACAAGCCGCACAGCGATCTGCGACTGTTCAAGTGCCTGACCTGCGGCAAGGACTTCAAGCAGAAGAGCACACTGCTGCAGCACGATCGGATACACACGGACGCCCGTCCATTTCCGTGCTCCGAGTGCGGCAAGCGGTTCCGCCAGCAATCCCATCTGACGCAACACCTGCGCATCCACGCAAACGAAAAGCCATTCACCTGCCCGTACTGCTCGCGCAGCTTCCGGCAGCGCGCCATACTCAACCAGCACATACGCATCCATTCGGGTGAGAAGCCCTTCGCCTGCCCCGAGTGCGGCAAGCACTTTCGCCAGAAGGCCATCCTCAATCAGCATGTGCGCACCCACCAAG ATGTCTCGCCTCATCTCATTTTCAAGAACGGACCGCATCCGACGCTCTGGCCCTCGGACGTGCCCTTTCCGGGCGAGGAGGCGGACACGAAGGGCGACATTGCCGTCGCCGGCGGTGGCTACCATGACGATGACTCCCAGGGCACACCCGATGGCAGCGGTGGCATGCACTATCCCTCGTACTTTAAGGATGGCAAGG CAGGTCAAAAGATACTGCCCGAGGTGCTGCAACATATTGGCGTACGGCCGGCGAATATGCCGCTCTACGTGCGGTGTCCCATCTGCGACAAGGAGTTCAAGCAGAAGACGACGCTGCTCCAGCACGGCTGCATACACATCGAATCTAGGCCGTATCCCTGTCCGGAGTGCGGCAAGCGCTTCCGTCAGCAATCGCATCTCACCCAGCATCTGAGGATTCACACGAACGAGAAGCCCTTCGGCTGCATGTACTGTCCGCGCTTCTTCCGCCAGCGAACCATTCTGAATCAG CACTTGCGCATTCACACCGGGGAGAAGCCGTACAAGTGCGGGCAGTGTGGCAAGGACTTTAGACAGAAGGCGATTCTGGACCAGCATACGCGAACCCACCAGGTA GGAGATCGTCCGTTTTGCTGCCCCATGCCCAACTGCCGGCGACGCTTTGCCACCGAGAACGAGGTGACAAAGCACATCGACAACCACATGAATCCCAACAGCACCAAGGTGcggcgccagcagcaacagcagcagcagcaacaggtgcagcagcaacaacagcaacagcagcagcagcaacaggtccagcagcagcagcagcagcaacagcagcagcagcagaacaatGCGGCCGCCTCAGTCGCTGTGGTCGCCAATCACCTGATGAACGATGCCAAGAGCCTGGTGGCGCAGCAGTtcctcaacaacaacaatcccgCCACGGTGGACAACAAGGCCAACATATTGCCCGTGCGCAGCATGGCGGCCAATGCGGCGGCCGCTGCAGCGGTTGCCCAGCAATCGGTGGTCAAGAATGAGCTATACTTTCCGCAGTGCTACGGCCCGCCTTTCCAGCATCCCTTCcatgcccagcagcagcagcagcagcagcagccgagcgCAGCCCATGCAAATGGCCCCACGCCGCCCGTGACCGTCACCGTGGCGAATGCGGTGGCGCCGGGCGTTGTGGTGCAACAGAATGCGGCCACCTCCGTGGTGGCCCAGTGA